Sequence from the Terriglobales bacterium genome:
CTTCACACGAAGCTGGTTATGTGGTGGAGTCGAACGGATACATCCTTTTATTAGTCGGGGCGACTTCAACTCCCGCTGATCTTCCCAAATTGCAATCGGCCATCGAGGGATTGAAATTCACTCCTCCAGCGAAGCCGTCGCCGTAACGTGATCCCATCACAGAGTGTTGCCGAGCGTGAGCCGCCCACGTATCATTACCAGCCATGAATCATCTTGGCCCGGGAGAAGAAGAGCGCAGGCTCAGAGAGCAGTACGCGCAGATGAACGAAGATGAGCTTCAGGCGGTGGCCGACTACGGCTACGAACTGACGGAAATTGCCAGAAGCACGCTCGAATCGGAGATTTCCCAACGCGGTCTGAACATCAAACTGAGAGATGCGCCCCCACCGGCTCCCGCTGCCGAAACGCTGGAATCCGACGACCTGTTAGATTCTCCTCTGGTGACGGTACGGGAAGCATCGGACTTGTCAGAAGCACACAGGCTGCAGGATATCCTCGACGCCGCCGGAGTGCCATATTGCTGGGGCCCAGACAATCTCGAAAACGTGGACGCGTTCAACTCCTCCTTGGACGATGGGCTCGCTCTCAAAGTTTGCACCGTTGACCTCGATCGCGCAGTCCGCGCACTCAATCTAGCCCCGCCACCGGAACCAGAGGAAACAGAAGAAGAAGACTACGTTGCCGTGTGCCCCAAGTGCCATTCTTCCGAAATCGTCTTTCAAGGCCGGGACGCAGAACCGGCAACGGGCTCCACGAATGACTCGAAGTTTAACTGGAGCTGCGATGCTTGCGGGCATCAGTGGAAGGATGACGGCATCGAAGAGGAAGCCTGACGCCAATACCGTTCACTCGATTCGACCTCCCCAGCCTGTTTTTGCCAGATCAAGAACCAAAGTGTCATAAAATCGTTGGCTCCGCGTGTCATTCCAGATAGCACGGTATCCAGAACCGTATGAGTGACCTCTACATTGACATCGCGAGTTCGATTGCTGCCGGGTTTCCGGCTTCGCGGGCCGAGCTTGCCGTGAGAGCGCGTGAGTTGGCCGGCCGCTGCTACCGCGAGGAACGCGACGCCATCTACCGGTATCTGGTCGCGCTGGGAACAAACCCAGCCGAGGCGCAGGACCTTACACAAGAGACATTCCTTAAGTTGTATGTCGCGCTGTGCAATCGCACGCAGATTGAAAATGTTCGGGCATGGCTGTTCACCGTGGCCTCTCGCCTGGCACTCAATCAAAGGCGCTGGTGGCGTTACCGGCCAGCAGCAAGCGAGGAGGACGTGGCCCGTTGGCTGCGCTCCGAAGCTGACCCGCAAGGCACGCCGGAAGAGGCACTGCTTCATCGCGAGAAAGCTTTACGCCTGGAGGCTGCGATTCGCGGGCTCTCTCCACAACAGCAGGCGTGCCTGCACCTGCGCGCCGAAGGCTTTCGCTATCGTGAGATCGCGGACATTCTCGCTGTTAGCCTGCCCACAGTGGCCGAGTTTCTGCGCAGAGCAATCGCAGGATTGAAGAAGGCTATGCATGAGTAGCGTGAAAATACATCCCGTTGATCAAACCGAGTTGCTGCTCTATGCGGAGGGCGAACTGGCAACCGGCGTCTGCAACCGGGTGCGCTCGCACATTACCGGCTGCCCCGACTGCCAGGCTGAACTCAAAAACCTGCAAAGCGGAATCAATACATTAATCCAGTTTCGCAGTGACTTCGCACTGCTCGTACCCGCTCCTGCACCGCCGGGCCGCTGGGAGCCGCTCGATGTGCGAATCGAAGCAT
This genomic interval carries:
- a CDS encoding RNA polymerase sigma factor; translated protein: MSDLYIDIASSIAAGFPASRAELAVRARELAGRCYREERDAIYRYLVALGTNPAEAQDLTQETFLKLYVALCNRTQIENVRAWLFTVASRLALNQRRWWRYRPAASEEDVARWLRSEADPQGTPEEALLHREKALRLEAAIRGLSPQQQACLHLRAEGFRYREIADILAVSLPTVAEFLRRAIAGLKKAMHE